The Brachyspira aalborgi genome has a segment encoding these proteins:
- a CDS encoding outer membrane beta-barrel protein — MKKILSISFLIFLISLSNLFSSDFEPGIGFVLPLGASISQKSQIHNANADKNNGTLSGKSAFEFGFSITPGMYKGFDDYMGFSIALDLGYHRDVYSYKENKLGGSQYKEVSTKYSFDTINIGLLPKFNIARFFIGIGGGIKLLVSGSEKTQNYNEEKSQFFDSETAYNFNAIKNKFKNPFVPYIKGTFDYLFFFSDETALGIGLYAGYDFGPQIKDERFSKNNLGSFDIGGQISFYFVND, encoded by the coding sequence ATGAAAAAAATATTAAGCATATCTTTTTTAATCTTTTTGATTAGTTTATCAAATTTATTTTCTTCAGACTTTGAGCCTGGAATAGGTTTTGTTCTGCCTTTGGGAGCTTCGATTTCTCAAAAAAGCCAAATCCATAATGCAAACGCCGATAAAAATAACGGAACTTTATCTGGCAAATCCGCTTTTGAATTCGGTTTTTCTATAACTCCAGGCATGTATAAAGGTTTTGACGATTATATGGGTTTTTCAATAGCTTTAGATTTAGGCTATCATAGAGATGTTTATTCCTATAAAGAGAATAAACTTGGAGGCTCTCAATATAAAGAGGTTTCGACAAAATATTCTTTTGATACGATAAATATAGGTTTATTGCCAAAATTCAATATCGCCCGATTCTTTATAGGAATAGGCGGAGGAATAAAACTATTAGTATCGGGAAGCGAAAAAACTCAAAATTATAACGAGGAGAAAAGTCAATTTTTCGATTCTGAAACGGCATATAATTTTAACGCCATAAAAAATAAATTTAAAAATCCTTTCGTTCCTTATATTAAAGGGACTTTCGATTATTTATTTTTCTTTAGCGATGAAACCGCTTTAGGAATTGGTTTATATGCTGGATACGATTTTGGTCCTCAAATTAAAGACGAAAGATTTAGCAAAAATAATTTAGGCTCTTTCGATATAGGTGGACAAATAAGTTTTTATTTTGTCAACGATTAA
- a CDS encoding NAD(P)-dependent alcohol dehydrogenase, which yields MKGYAMLKIGESGWIEKEKPACGPKDAIVKPLAVAICTSDVHTLWEGAIGERHNMILGHEACGEVVEVGSLVTDFKKGDKVLIPAITPDWDSVEAQAGYSMHSGGMLAGWKFSNFKDGVFGEFFHVNDANGNLALLPKNIDPVDACMLSDMVPTGFHGAELADVQYGDTVLVIGIGPVGLMGVAGASLRGASRILAVGTRKNCIEAAKKYGAEEFISYKNGPIDKQVLDMTNGKGVDKVIIAGGEVDTFAEAVRALKPGGKIGNVNYLGKGDYVQIPRVEWGVGMGHKAILGGLMPGGRLRMEKLGSLVSSGKLNVHHLVSHVFDGWDNLEKALFMMRDKPADLIKPVVRIEK from the coding sequence ATGAAAGGTTATGCTATGTTAAAAATAGGAGAATCAGGTTGGATTGAAAAGGAAAAACCTGCCTGCGGACCTAAAGACGCTATTGTAAAACCTTTAGCCGTTGCAATATGCACTTCGGATGTTCACACATTATGGGAAGGAGCTATAGGCGAAAGACATAATATGATATTAGGACATGAAGCTTGCGGAGAAGTTGTTGAAGTTGGAAGTTTGGTGACGGACTTCAAAAAAGGAGATAAAGTATTGATTCCAGCTATTACTCCAGATTGGGATTCCGTTGAAGCTCAAGCGGGATATTCTATGCATTCTGGAGGTATGCTTGCAGGATGGAAATTCTCAAACTTCAAAGACGGAGTATTTGGAGAATTTTTCCATGTTAATGATGCAAACGGAAACTTGGCTTTGCTTCCTAAAAATATTGACCCTGTTGACGCTTGTATGCTTTCCGATATGGTTCCTACGGGATTTCATGGAGCTGAGCTTGCGGATGTTCAATACGGAGATACGGTTTTAGTTATCGGCATAGGACCTGTAGGTTTAATGGGAGTTGCGGGCGCAAGTTTAAGAGGAGCTTCAAGAATACTCGCCGTTGGAACAAGAAAAAATTGTATAGAAGCCGCTAAAAAATACGGAGCGGAAGAGTTTATAAGCTATAAAAACGGACCTATCGACAAACAAGTTTTGGATATGACAAACGGAAAAGGAGTCGATAAAGTTATTATAGCTGGAGGCGAAGTCGACACTTTTGCCGAAGCCGTTAGAGCTTTAAAACCAGGCGGAAAAATCGGAAATGTAAACTATTTGGGAAAAGGCGATTATGTTCAAATCCCGAGAGTTGAATGGGGCGTTGGCATGGGACATAAAGCCATATTGGGCGGACTTATGCCAGGCGGAAGATTGAGAATGGAAAAATTAGGCTCTTTGGTTTCTTCAGGAAAATTAAATGTTCATCATTTGGTTTCTCATGTATTTGACGGTTGGGATAATTTGGAAAAAGCTTTATTTATGATGAGAGATAAACCTGCGGATTTAATCAAACCTGTCGTTAGAATAGAAAAATAA
- a CDS encoding PD40 domain-containing protein codes for MKLKFILFSLSLFFVFSCATKQRSADYIFDSRPFLREYKKYSLTSGENNPALDSVIDREGTWIYYSRENAGNTDIFAVDSYNLERFRLTRSPGIDSSVSVDSKSKYLVFSSTRDDAFGDIYLYKLVNIFKVRKSRKKLEDLEQSIVRLTDYKGYDTEPVISHNGNMIAFISDRDGKTKKLFTMKPNGKDINKISDLEANSPAFSFDDRYIAFITSKIGEPYSQLAVFDLQSKTNITILTDSKTLKFNPSFYNNDTIIYFEIENDSDGDGNLTYYDKRRLMSYSLSSKQYYLLSEDTQLIDFNVAYPSALVGAYVVNTDGTSIVAMGSTKEYFIKDDNANTMYDTFTKLPYNKKEEVIERFSEYFPLKEDENNVAKAYFDIMIQSYTNEKNDIYLNSKNTLINYYKETLFGFLADKIDGAFNTNWLDIKNYTNEYFLSNNTQTIENNIAWAGFISANEKFKNQTDNKTSLNILTNIINLNTDKDLYILISKLYSRSLENNNYEYTNDLYKIPYVRKDLIFSDRLEIAKDFLKDSKFSYEYIIENSHPYFPLSVAARLMYLDGLILSRNYDDATNLFQPYLESNNDIMKALGYYANAKILIAKNDDGAYLLLKNALNSGGKNFDSTYEAKDCKNLLANYYKTLADKYYNEGRYSVSYDNYKEVLIYNPNDTTSSSRLIESGLRAYDNIDSLELTITEREKNLLSTRYSDHEAHAELANAYYYLSNRYYGIAMSKQYSKERYVLSEKQREDGFYLYLNKSFNTIVDKAVSYMDFAIFLYPNDADYYIKKAEMLTFAQALQIQVYQEDKTYKSIIELVPSYRDNNVNNDRYVGYNKLSFQSVNLESEIIDSLIMAKSKVKTKPNMVSIMLANSYLMNGRYSDAALEYKEAEILLNTVGSDKSKAWYHFFYGYSLWMNNDIENAYKEYETARNLFEKLGDKEAIYKIVGYTSVAAIERKDYKKAIESLLERDKLTKENINQNELNELLLAACYLQLEDYNNALIYCDNVKEKIDSLDSSVYTPNYLSATIYGTDINIINFGLAAFGGYIPGEPLNVDKQQMLYSIYQELYEKMGRYSDSREALSSYKNYILKDTPKKSIKPLMLATYYNNEGYLYYRQGSISNSINSFRASIDEYKKTLDSKALANNPNLAYENAQNDAKNYLSLSSLYLRYLSQNDLTSIKKEFFKELFDTTKNLQVLSTNNSVSSKDRLLLYSHIAAFRYIMALKLTAEADNSRFKKKKDDPLDMSGHDINVQRLYMLKDAIDRYKYILSSNSNFPVDLKTEIIIRYNLAKAYELAGYIEEASREYMSAYSKAQVSAFAVEEIAILTTLIDFSSKYREIYPDSLDYPIQYVFRILKRLRESVFMITFVEDNNFILEQAKYKVIEFLEDKRPDASFNILAMFDAIEMRRKFLNGRLYTLGENNYLLRDYYKLYDDVLYSYRRYLDSVSTPYNSKAEAATLKEIMEYEKQAIEKFDNTPIEHIVICDVQPKDIDKAMREDETFIWDTYFGYRFVRENNKSYFYMQTNDNLKTKNYVSHIGNSPLKISDTNIFIRELYDSTEYMLPPKTAYIDSGLLSFLKINRNAEKNINSISSATNNIISTNADFSYSNEFKVYNVAYKTNDYTNNLQYSTNTNRRRIFKFIELKDIITNSYVPLIVDITGANNSDISNIMKKNLYIVYSDKETFDKNKNLLKEINNMALVVGNSNRESRIIFYTNYLRNIVTNSLENSMKGFDGNLFTVYGKPDNDMTLLSNVAYQFKMRLYNSYSNSKNPSTTIISNVISYSQSDNERILNYAKIIEDRYSAKDTNTAYTLSEEGYKFLAQSYSNIGDSNAYRFMKAMLPVYRRLGEEGAIKGANRALHFMYLYTNDTYDLIDEYFTPRTLTRFIKAQKTLKNNSSDSVRYLNYIASRVDGEYKNKILEIAVLYDLLYAKMSTNDITNFLNTMTNANDIINIANTISDNKATNQNDIFNAMNYIYANQYIFETETVSAFAEKFYSLYKTNASYIYGLLNKIRVPESDFENNIKTANEIFSNENTNTMFIFYSYENSKYIAYSYIVGDREVKKSALIDREKLNGFLESFANINKAQDRIKALKSIENGMLSSAIIKDASKVGTVYITGSYANLFTVPFAYLEAFKNADVIKIRELKYSSEDIINIGNIDIKIETDSKNNFYNSLESLAVQSAKINSANSKREILASHYIGISTNSKPFDEKDIFLSPATNIDIFRYLRGRNDTKLMFTYSANSSGDYYTIMKYLYGNFDKGIINAYRYIKNNKIDFSPINPSDENALYMASYTLFDYILPGIPKKYRKVIYN; via the coding sequence ATGAAATTAAAATTTATATTATTTTCTTTAAGTTTATTTTTTGTTTTTTCTTGCGCGACTAAACAAAGAAGCGCCGATTATATATTTGACAGTCGTCCGTTTTTAAGAGAGTATAAAAAATATTCGCTCACTTCGGGAGAAAATAATCCCGCTTTGGATTCGGTAATCGACAGAGAAGGAACTTGGATTTACTATTCGAGGGAAAACGCTGGAAATACCGATATATTCGCCGTAGATTCTTATAATTTGGAAAGATTTAGACTTACTCGAAGTCCGGGAATCGACTCTTCCGTTTCGGTAGATTCAAAATCTAAATATTTGGTTTTTTCTTCAACGAGAGACGATGCCTTTGGAGATATTTATTTATACAAACTTGTAAATATTTTTAAAGTCAGAAAAAGTAGAAAAAAATTGGAAGATTTGGAGCAGTCGATAGTTAGGCTTACCGATTATAAAGGATACGATACCGAACCCGTGATATCGCATAATGGAAATATGATAGCCTTTATATCCGACAGAGACGGCAAAACTAAAAAATTATTTACAATGAAACCTAATGGAAAAGATATAAATAAAATTTCCGATTTGGAAGCGAACTCTCCCGCTTTTTCATTTGACGATAGATATATAGCTTTTATAACTTCAAAAATTGGAGAGCCTTATTCTCAATTAGCGGTTTTTGATTTGCAATCTAAAACTAATATAACGATTTTAACCGACAGTAAAACTTTAAAATTTAATCCTTCTTTTTACAATAACGATACGATTATATATTTTGAAATAGAAAATGATTCTGACGGTGACGGAAATTTAACTTATTACGATAAAAGACGATTAATGTCGTATTCTTTAAGCTCAAAACAATATTATTTGCTTTCGGAAGACACTCAATTAATAGATTTTAATGTCGCTTATCCTTCCGCTTTGGTTGGCGCTTATGTGGTTAATACGGATGGAACGAGCATAGTCGCTATGGGTTCTACAAAAGAATATTTTATAAAAGACGATAACGCTAACACTATGTATGATACTTTTACAAAATTGCCTTATAATAAAAAAGAAGAGGTTATTGAAAGATTTTCCGAATATTTTCCGTTAAAAGAAGATGAAAATAATGTCGCAAAAGCTTATTTCGATATAATGATTCAATCTTATACAAACGAAAAAAACGATATTTATTTAAACTCAAAAAATACTCTTATAAACTATTATAAAGAAACTCTTTTTGGTTTTTTAGCCGATAAAATTGACGGAGCTTTTAATACTAATTGGCTTGATATAAAAAATTATACAAATGAATATTTTTTATCGAATAATACTCAAACTATTGAAAATAATATAGCTTGGGCTGGATTTATTTCGGCTAATGAAAAATTTAAAAATCAAACGGACAATAAAACTTCTTTAAATATTCTTACAAATATAATTAATTTGAATACCGATAAAGATTTATATATTTTAATTTCAAAATTATATAGTCGTTCGCTTGAAAATAATAATTATGAATATACAAACGATTTGTATAAAATTCCTTATGTAAGAAAAGATTTAATATTTTCCGATAGATTGGAAATAGCGAAAGATTTTTTGAAAGATTCAAAATTTTCTTACGAATATATAATTGAAAATTCTCATCCTTATTTTCCTTTGTCGGTTGCGGCAAGATTAATGTATTTGGACGGACTTATTCTTTCAAGAAATTATGACGATGCCACGAATTTATTTCAGCCTTATTTAGAATCGAATAACGATATAATGAAGGCTTTGGGTTATTACGCTAACGCTAAAATTTTGATTGCAAAAAACGATGACGGCGCTTATCTTTTGCTTAAAAACGCTTTGAATTCTGGAGGCAAAAATTTTGATTCCACTTACGAGGCGAAAGATTGTAAAAATTTGCTTGCCAATTATTATAAAACTTTAGCGGATAAATATTATAATGAAGGACGATATTCTGTCTCCTACGATAACTATAAAGAAGTTTTAATTTATAATCCGAACGATACTACATCTTCGTCAAGATTAATTGAAAGCGGATTAAGAGCATACGATAATATAGATTCTCTTGAGCTAACTATAACCGAAAGAGAAAAAAATCTATTGTCTACAAGATATTCTGACCATGAAGCTCATGCGGAACTTGCAAACGCTTATTATTATTTGTCTAATAGATATTACGGAATAGCTATGTCAAAACAATATAGCAAAGAAAGATATGTTTTAAGCGAAAAGCAGAGAGAGGACGGATTTTATTTATATTTGAATAAATCTTTTAATACGATAGTAGATAAAGCGGTTTCGTATATGGATTTTGCAATATTTCTTTATCCCAATGATGCGGATTATTATATTAAAAAAGCCGAAATGTTAACTTTCGCTCAAGCGTTGCAAATTCAAGTTTATCAAGAAGATAAAACTTATAAAAGCATTATAGAGCTTGTGCCGAGTTATAGAGATAATAATGTTAATAACGATAGATATGTAGGATATAATAAATTATCTTTTCAAAGCGTTAATTTAGAAAGCGAGATTATTGATTCTCTTATAATGGCAAAAAGTAAAGTTAAAACAAAGCCAAATATGGTTTCTATAATGCTTGCCAACTCTTATTTAATGAACGGCAGATATTCTGATGCGGCTTTAGAATATAAAGAAGCCGAAATATTATTAAACACTGTCGGAAGCGATAAGAGTAAAGCTTGGTATCATTTCTTTTACGGATATTCTTTATGGATGAATAACGATATAGAAAACGCTTATAAAGAATACGAAACGGCGCGAAATTTATTTGAAAAATTGGGCGATAAAGAAGCGATTTATAAAATAGTCGGTTATACTTCGGTAGCGGCTATAGAACGGAAAGATTATAAAAAAGCTATAGAATCTTTGCTTGAAAGAGATAAACTCACTAAAGAAAATATAAATCAAAACGAATTAAACGAACTTTTGCTTGCGGCATGTTATTTGCAACTTGAAGATTATAATAACGCTTTGATATATTGCGATAATGTTAAAGAAAAAATAGACAGTTTAGACTCTTCGGTTTATACTCCGAATTATTTAAGCGCCACAATTTACGGAACGGATATTAATATAATAAATTTTGGTTTAGCCGCTTTTGGAGGTTATATACCAGGCGAGCCTCTTAATGTCGATAAACAGCAAATGTTATATTCTATTTATCAAGAATTATACGAAAAAATGGGAAGATATTCCGATTCGAGAGAAGCTTTATCTTCTTATAAAAATTATATTTTGAAAGATACTCCAAAAAAATCTATAAAACCTTTAATGCTTGCAACTTATTATAATAACGAAGGATATTTATATTATAGGCAGGGTTCTATTTCAAATTCTATAAATTCTTTCAGAGCTTCCATAGACGAATACAAAAAAACTTTAGATTCTAAAGCTTTGGCAAATAATCCTAATTTGGCTTATGAAAACGCTCAAAATGACGCTAAAAATTATTTAAGTTTATCTTCGCTTTATTTAAGATATTTATCTCAAAACGATTTGACTTCTATAAAGAAAGAATTTTTTAAAGAATTATTCGACACGACTAAAAATTTGCAAGTATTGTCGACTAATAATTCCGTTAGCTCAAAAGACAGATTATTATTATATTCGCATATAGCGGCTTTTAGATATATAATGGCTTTAAAATTAACCGCCGAAGCGGACAATTCGAGATTCAAAAAAAAGAAAGACGACCCTTTGGATATGAGCGGACATGATATTAATGTTCAAAGATTATATATGCTTAAAGACGCGATTGACAGATATAAATATATTCTTTCTTCCAATTCCAATTTTCCCGTAGATTTAAAAACTGAAATAATTATAAGATATAATTTGGCTAAAGCTTATGAGCTTGCAGGCTATATAGAAGAAGCTTCAAGAGAATATATGTCGGCTTATTCAAAGGCTCAAGTTTCGGCTTTCGCGGTTGAAGAGATAGCGATATTAACTACTTTAATTGATTTTAGTTCAAAATATAGAGAAATTTATCCCGATAGTTTAGATTATCCTATTCAGTATGTTTTTAGAATTCTTAAAAGATTAAGAGAAAGCGTATTTATGATAACTTTCGTTGAAGATAATAATTTTATTTTAGAACAGGCAAAATATAAGGTTATAGAATTTTTAGAAGATAAGCGTCCCGATGCGAGCTTTAATATACTTGCAATGTTTGACGCGATAGAAATGCGAAGAAAATTTTTAAACGGAAGACTCTATACTTTAGGAGAGAATAATTATTTATTAAGAGATTATTATAAACTTTATGACGATGTTCTTTATTCTTATAGAAGATATTTAGATTCTGTCTCTACTCCTTATAATAGCAAAGCGGAAGCTGCTACTTTAAAAGAAATTATGGAATACGAAAAACAAGCTATAGAAAAATTTGATAATACGCCTATAGAACATATCGTTATATGCGATGTTCAACCTAAAGATATAGATAAAGCTATGCGAGAAGATGAAACTTTTATTTGGGATACTTATTTTGGATATAGATTTGTTAGAGAAAATAATAAAAGTTATTTCTATATGCAAACTAACGATAATCTTAAAACAAAAAATTATGTCTCTCATATTGGAAATAGTCCGCTTAAAATAAGCGATACGAATATTTTTATTAGAGAATTATACGATTCTACGGAATATATGCTTCCTCCAAAAACCGCGTATATAGATAGCGGGCTTCTTTCATTTCTTAAAATAAATAGAAACGCTGAAAAAAATATAAATAGCATCTCAAGCGCTACTAATAATATAATTTCTACAAACGCCGATTTTAGTTATTCAAACGAATTCAAAGTTTATAATGTCGCTTATAAAACTAACGATTATACGAATAATTTGCAATATTCTACAAATACAAACAGAAGAAGAATATTTAAATTTATAGAATTAAAAGATATTATTACCAATTCTTATGTCCCTTTGATTGTCGATATAACGGGAGCTAATAATTCGGATATTTCAAATATAATGAAAAAAAATCTTTATATAGTTTATTCCGATAAAGAAACTTTTGATAAAAATAAAAATCTCTTAAAAGAAATTAATAATATGGCTTTGGTAGTCGGAAATTCAAATAGAGAATCGAGAATAATATTTTATACAAATTATTTAAGAAATATAGTTACAAATTCTTTAGAAAATAGCATGAAAGGTTTTGACGGAAATTTATTTACTGTTTACGGAAAACCCGACAACGATATGACTTTATTATCAAATGTCGCTTATCAATTTAAAATGAGATTATATAATTCTTATTCAAATTCAAAAAATCCTTCAACGACTATTATTTCAAATGTTATAAGTTATTCTCAAAGCGATAATGAAAGAATTCTTAATTATGCAAAAATAATAGAAGATAGATATTCTGCAAAAGATACGAATACGGCTTATACTCTATCTGAAGAAGGCTATAAATTTTTAGCGCAGTCTTATAGCAATATTGGAGATTCTAACGCTTATAGGTTTATGAAAGCTATGCTTCCCGTTTATAGAAGATTGGGAGAGGAAGGAGCTATTAAAGGCGCAAATAGAGCTTTGCATTTTATGTATTTATACACAAACGATACTTACGATTTGATAGACGAATATTTTACTCCGAGAACTTTAACAAGATTTATTAAAGCTCAAAAAACTTTAAAAAATAATTCGAGCGATTCGGTTAGATATTTAAATTATATTGCAAGCAGAGTTGACGGAGAATATAAAAATAAAATATTAGAGATTGCCGTTTTATACGATTTGCTATACGCTAAAATGTCTACAAACGATATAACGAATTTTTTAAATACTATGACTAACGCTAACGATATTATAAATATTGCAAATACTATTTCGGATAATAAGGCTACAAATCAAAACGATATTTTTAACGCGATGAATTATATTTACGCTAATCAATATATTTTTGAAACCGAAACAGTATCGGCTTTTGCGGAAAAATTTTATTCTTTATACAAAACAAACGCGAGTTATATTTACGGACTTTTAAATAAAATAAGAGTTCCTGAAAGCGATTTTGAAAATAATATAAAAACTGCCAATGAAATATTTTCAAACGAAAATACAAATACGATGTTTATATTTTATTCTTACGAAAACTCAAAATATATAGCTTATAGTTATATAGTAGGCGACAGAGAAGTAAAAAAATCGGCGCTTATAGACAGAGAAAAATTAAACGGATTTTTAGAATCTTTTGCGAATATAAATAAAGCTCAAGATAGAATAAAAGCTTTAAAATCTATTGAAAACGGAATGCTATCTTCCGCTATTATTAAAGACGCTTCTAAAGTAGGCACGGTTTATATTACGGGTTCTTACGCTAATTTATTTACCGTTCCTTTTGCATATTTGGAAGCTTTTAAAAATGCGGATGTTATAAAAATCAGAGAGTTAAAATATTCTTCCGAAGATATTATAAATATTGGAAATATAGATATTAAAATAGAAACGGATTCAAAAAATAATTTTTATAATTCTTTAGAATCTTTAGCCGTTCAATCTGCAAAAATAAATTCTGCAAATTCAAAAAGAGAAATTTTGGCGAGTCATTATATAGGAATATCGACAAATAGCAAACCTTTTGACGAAAAAGATATTTTCTTGTCTCCCGCCACGAATATCGATATATTTAGATATTTGAGAGGAAGAAACGATACAAAATTAATGTTTACATATTCCGCTAATTCTTCAGGCGATTATTATACGATAATGAAATATTTGTATGGCAATTTTGACAAAGGAATAATAAACGCTTATAGATATATAAAAAATAATAAAATTGATTTTAGTCCAATAAATCCTTCGGACGAAAACGCTTTATATATGGCAAGTTATACTTTATTTGATTATATATTGCCTGGAATTCCTAAAAAATATAGAAAGGTGATATATAATTAA
- a CDS encoding STAS domain-containing protein — protein sequence MSLKIEDKGKAKVVSLSGKMDVGLSMTVESELEELVDSGGINLILEISNVEYLSSSGIRVFIAIMRKIKDKQGKIVLADVPETIKKILRTVDLEDLFEVYDSVDKALESF from the coding sequence ATGAGTTTGAAAATTGAAGACAAAGGCAAAGCTAAAGTAGTTAGTTTATCGGGCAAAATGGATGTAGGTTTATCTATGACTGTAGAATCCGAGCTTGAGGAATTGGTAGATTCTGGAGGAATTAATTTGATTTTAGAAATCTCTAATGTAGAATATTTAAGTTCTAGCGGAATTAGAGTTTTTATAGCCATTATGCGAAAAATAAAGGATAAACAAGGTAAAATAGTTCTTGCCGATGTCCCAGAAACCATTAAAAAAATATTAAGAACTGTGGATTTGGAAGATTTATTTGAAGTTTACGATTCTGTTGATAAAGCTTTAGAATCGTTTTAA
- a CDS encoding DNA alkylation repair protein: MTLNDIFAEFKKLKNDKKAIEMSAYMKNQFAFLGISASPRKEIENKIFKSVSKEDLDFKFTDKCYKNKYREFQYTAIDYLNFKKEYLNISHIEILKNYILTKSWWDTIDHLDKIVGDIALRDKKVNKILLNWSLDENIWIRRVAINHQILRKEKTNIELLEQIIINNFNQKEFFINKAIGWSLRDYSKTNPKWVRDFIKRHKNSMNNLSIREASKYIL; this comes from the coding sequence ATGACTTTAAACGATATATTTGCCGAATTTAAAAAATTAAAAAACGATAAAAAAGCGATTGAAATGTCCGCTTACATGAAAAATCAATTTGCATTTTTAGGAATTTCCGCAAGCCCAAGAAAGGAAATTGAAAATAAAATTTTTAAATCCGTTTCTAAAGAAGATTTAGATTTTAAATTTACAGACAAATGTTATAAAAATAAATATAGAGAATTTCAATATACGGCTATCGATTATCTTAATTTCAAAAAAGAATATTTGAATATATCGCATATTGAAATTTTGAAAAATTATATACTTACAAAATCTTGGTGGGATACTATCGACCATTTGGATAAAATAGTCGGAGATATTGCGTTGAGAGATAAAAAAGTAAACAAAATATTATTGAATTGGAGTTTGGATGAAAATATTTGGATTAGGCGAGTAGCAATCAATCATCAGATTTTAAGAAAAGAAAAAACTAATATTGAACTGCTTGAGCAAATAATAATAAATAATTTCAATCAAAAAGAATTTTTTATAAATAAAGCGATTGGATGGAGTTTGAGAGATTATAGCAAAACAAATCCAAAATGGGTTAGAGATTTTATCAAAAGACATAAAAATTCTATGAATAATTTGAGTATAAGAGAGGCAAGTAAATATATATTATAA
- a CDS encoding Spy/CpxP family protein refolding chaperone, with the protein MFKKFLTTIILSMLVVSSVFAQPPTPPSENGYAPMPPPHRHRKMPRGDIYGLCRMAGIYLSEQQINDINETNYYYESKIREAEYRKRGVDYKFEFEREKADIDLKIIKDLINQRKDIEKEIDYLRIEKEVSIFNVLTAEQKEQINRIRYYR; encoded by the coding sequence ATGTTTAAAAAATTTTTAACCACAATTATTTTAAGTATGTTAGTAGTATCAAGCGTATTTGCTCAACCGCCAACTCCTCCATCGGAAAACGGTTATGCGCCAATGCCTCCGCCTCATAGACATAGAAAAATGCCTCGCGGCGATATTTACGGATTATGCAGAATGGCGGGAATATATTTAAGCGAACAGCAAATAAACGATATAAATGAAACTAATTACTATTATGAAAGCAAAATAAGAGAAGCCGAATACAGAAAGAGAGGAGTCGATTATAAATTTGAGTTTGAAAGAGAAAAAGCGGATATAGATTTAAAAATAATAAAAGATTTAATTAATCAAAGAAAAGATATTGAAAAAGAAATTGACTATTTAAGAATAGAAAAAGAAGTTTCAATATTTAATGTATTAACGGCGGAACAAAAAGAGCAAATAAATAGAATAAGATACTATAGATAA